Proteins encoded in a region of the Massilia sp. UMI-21 genome:
- a CDS encoding response regulator transcription factor, with protein MSIRALIAEDEPILAATLARTLARLWPGLEIAATAPNGLAAVEQALALQPDLLFMDIRMPGQSGIEAAEELAERWEGPAPFPYVVFVTAYDDYAVQAFEQDAADYVLKPVNETRLARTVERLRGLLAGRAAQAADRRDDPLADLVGRLQALMPASPAPERLQFVRAAVGNMVRMIPVSEVVFFQATDKYVSVATGEHDALIRLPLKELLPQLDPAQFRQINRSTVVNMACVASAGRDTMGKVQLTLRNRPEKPRVSPVYAQLFRQM; from the coding sequence ATGAGCATCCGCGCCCTGATTGCAGAAGACGAACCGATCCTGGCGGCGACCCTCGCCCGTACCCTGGCCAGGCTGTGGCCCGGACTGGAGATCGCCGCGACCGCCCCGAACGGCCTGGCCGCCGTGGAGCAGGCCCTCGCCCTGCAGCCCGACCTGTTGTTCATGGACATCAGGATGCCCGGCCAGAGCGGCATCGAGGCCGCCGAGGAGCTGGCCGAGCGCTGGGAAGGCCCGGCCCCGTTTCCCTATGTGGTGTTCGTGACGGCCTACGACGACTATGCGGTGCAGGCATTCGAGCAGGACGCGGCCGACTACGTGCTCAAGCCGGTGAACGAGACGCGTCTGGCGCGCACGGTCGAGCGCCTGCGGGGACTGCTGGCCGGCCGCGCCGCCCAGGCGGCCGACCGGCGCGACGACCCGCTGGCCGACCTGGTCGGCCGGCTGCAAGCCTTGATGCCGGCCAGCCCGGCGCCCGAGCGCCTGCAGTTCGTGCGCGCGGCGGTCGGCAACATGGTGCGCATGATCCCGGTGTCCGAGGTGGTGTTCTTCCAGGCCACCGACAAGTACGTCAGCGTGGCCACCGGCGAGCACGACGCCCTGATCCGGCTCCCGCTCAAGGAATTGCTGCCGCAGCTCGATCCGGCCCAATTCAGGCAGATCAACCGCAGCACCGTGGTCAACATGGCCTGCGTGGCCAGCGCCGGGCGCGACACCATGGGCAAGGTGCAGCTCACGCTGCGCAACCGGCCCGAGAAGCCGCGCGTCAGCCCGGTGTATGCGCAGCTGTTCCGCCAGATGTAG
- a CDS encoding DNA polymerase II, protein MDTSALQGFLLTRHWKDGENGTEVEFWVATDAGPRRLRIAPQTPVAFVPVEQRAAAELVLHGETKGRGPEGWELRELSLCDFQHRPVLGLYCRHYRQLLRLEKRLREFGVDVYEADIRPPERYLMERFITAPVLVHGSPDPQHPQLVLDAQLRPDGDYRPQLRLVSLDIETNQHGELYCIGLEGCGQRQVYMLGAPNGAERALDFQLQYCASRAELLDRLEEWIARHDPDAIIGWNVIQFDMRMLVQAAERLKRPLRLGRDGSAIETREHGRSEHFFVSIAGRLVIDGIEALRSATYSFPSFSLESVSQALLGEGKAIDNPYSRMDEINRMFAQDKPALAFYNLKDCELVTRIFEKTELVRFLLERASVTGLAVDRSGGSVAAFEHRYMPLMHRQGFVAPNIGDVAAGDSPGGFVMDSRSGLYDSVVVLDYKSLYPSIIRSFLIDPVGLVAGLAEPEQSTVPGFRGARFSRTRHCLPGIVRQVWEGREAAKRERNAPLSQSLKIIMNAFYGVLGTTGCRFFDPRLASSITMRGHEIMHRTRALIEAQGYQVIYGDTDSTFVWLGGPHGQEGAGRIGHALVEHVNAWWRAHLEADYGLASHLELEFDTHYSRFLMPTVRGSDEGSKKRYAGLVIAADGSEEMVYKGLETVRTDWSPLAQQFQQELYLRVFKREAYQDWVADYVARTLRGELDELLVYRKRLRRPLDDYERNVPPHVRAARMADAYHTSQGRPPQYRNGGWIRYVMTTGGPEPLELRQAGRNSPIDYEHYLTKQLEPIADAILPFLGDSFVRLTSPQAALF, encoded by the coding sequence ATGGATACTTCCGCCCTGCAGGGCTTCCTGCTGACCCGGCACTGGAAAGATGGCGAGAACGGCACCGAGGTCGAATTCTGGGTCGCCACCGACGCCGGCCCGCGCCGCTTGCGGATCGCGCCGCAGACCCCGGTCGCCTTCGTGCCGGTAGAGCAGCGCGCCGCGGCCGAGCTGGTGCTGCACGGTGAGACCAAGGGGCGCGGCCCCGAGGGCTGGGAGCTGCGCGAATTGTCCCTGTGCGACTTCCAGCATCGTCCGGTGCTCGGTCTGTACTGCCGCCACTACCGCCAGCTGCTGCGCCTGGAAAAGCGCCTGCGCGAATTCGGCGTCGACGTCTACGAAGCCGACATCCGCCCGCCCGAACGCTACCTGATGGAGCGCTTCATCACGGCGCCGGTGCTGGTGCATGGCAGCCCCGATCCGCAGCATCCGCAACTGGTTCTGGATGCCCAGTTGCGGCCCGACGGCGACTACCGCCCGCAGCTGCGCCTGGTCTCGCTCGACATCGAAACCAACCAGCACGGCGAACTGTATTGCATCGGGCTGGAGGGCTGCGGCCAGCGCCAGGTCTACATGCTGGGCGCGCCCAACGGCGCCGAGCGCGCGCTGGACTTCCAGCTGCAGTACTGCGCCAGCCGCGCCGAATTGCTGGACCGCTTGGAGGAGTGGATAGCCCGGCACGACCCGGACGCCATCATCGGCTGGAACGTGATCCAGTTCGACATGCGCATGCTGGTGCAGGCGGCCGAACGCCTCAAGCGCCCCTTGCGCCTGGGGCGCGACGGCAGCGCCATCGAGACCCGCGAGCATGGGCGTTCGGAGCATTTCTTCGTCTCGATCGCCGGCCGCCTGGTCATCGACGGCATCGAGGCGCTGCGATCGGCCACCTACAGCTTCCCTTCGTTCAGCCTGGAGTCGGTGTCGCAGGCCTTGCTTGGGGAGGGCAAGGCGATCGACAATCCCTACAGCCGGATGGACGAGATCAACCGCATGTTTGCGCAGGACAAGCCGGCGCTGGCCTTCTACAACCTGAAGGACTGCGAACTGGTCACCCGCATTTTCGAGAAGACGGAACTGGTGCGCTTTTTGCTGGAGCGCGCCAGCGTCACCGGCCTGGCGGTGGACCGCAGCGGCGGTTCGGTGGCGGCTTTCGAACACCGCTACATGCCGCTGATGCACCGCCAGGGTTTCGTGGCGCCGAACATCGGCGACGTGGCGGCCGGCGACAGCCCGGGCGGCTTCGTGATGGACTCGCGCTCCGGCCTGTACGATTCGGTGGTGGTGCTCGACTACAAGAGCCTGTACCCCTCGATCATCCGCAGCTTCCTGATCGACCCGGTGGGCCTGGTGGCGGGCCTGGCCGAACCCGAGCAGAGCACGGTGCCGGGCTTTCGCGGCGCGCGCTTCTCGCGCACCCGGCACTGCCTGCCGGGCATCGTGCGCCAGGTCTGGGAAGGCCGCGAAGCGGCCAAGCGCGAACGCAATGCGCCGCTGTCGCAGTCGCTCAAGATCATCATGAACGCCTTCTACGGCGTGCTGGGTACCACCGGCTGCCGTTTCTTCGACCCGCGCCTGGCGTCCTCGATCACGATGCGCGGGCACGAGATCATGCACCGCACCCGCGCCCTGATCGAAGCGCAGGGCTACCAGGTCATCTATGGCGATACCGACTCGACCTTTGTCTGGCTCGGCGGTCCGCATGGGCAGGAAGGGGCAGGGCGCATCGGGCACGCCCTGGTGGAACATGTCAATGCCTGGTGGCGCGCGCACCTGGAGGCCGACTACGGACTGGCCTCGCACCTGGAGCTGGAATTCGACACCCACTACAGCCGCTTCCTGATGCCGACCGTGCGCGGCTCGGACGAAGGCAGCAAGAAGCGCTACGCCGGCCTGGTGATCGCGGCGGACGGCAGCGAAGAGATGGTCTACAAAGGGCTGGAGACGGTGCGCACCGACTGGTCGCCGCTGGCCCAGCAGTTCCAGCAGGAGCTCTACCTGCGCGTGTTCAAGCGCGAAGCCTACCAGGACTGGGTGGCCGACTACGTGGCGCGCACCCTGCGCGGCGAGCTGGACGAACTGCTGGTCTACCGCAAGCGCCTGCGCCGCCCGCTCGACGACTACGAACGCAACGTGCCGCCCCACGTGCGCGCGGCGCGCATGGCCGACGCCTACCATACGAGCCAGGGCCGGCCGCCGCAGTATCGCAACGGCGGCTGGATCCGCTATGTGATGACGACCGGCGGTCCGGAGCCGCTCGAGCTGCGCCAGGCGGGAAGAAATTCGCCCATCGACTACGAGCACTACCTGACCAAGCAGCTCGAACCGATCGCGGACGCGATCCTGCCCTTCCTGGGCGACAGCTTCGTACGCCTGACCAGCCCGCAGGCGGCGCTGTTCTGA
- a CDS encoding fimbrial biogenesis outer membrane usher protein has translation MARLRSSRTGARLTGLLLALAASGGFAQGQAQQLYLEVSIDGKPTGAVAPFRQLPDGQLVAEVGALREAGLDTARLGIDGRPEVVLGEVPGLRFSFDQARQSVDLGLETSLRAPTVLQARRTPGAQPGSVTTGAVLNYDLYARFGAQRGLSVLHQARWFGAHGVLVSSGHASLHDARRRYVRHDTTWTRSDPDTLSTLQVGDLVTPSLNWSRAYRMAGVEWRKNFELRPDLLTFPVAAIAGSAVVPSNVSLYVNGMQQMARQVEGGPFVVDGIAGLNGAGQATLVTQDALGRSVSRTVPLYVDTRLLAPGLSDFALSAGVLRRDYGIASFRYAGTPVGTASLRHGLSDWLTLEAHAEAGRGLANAGAGGLLRLGMAGVLSGAVAASTGRYRGLQAQLGYQYVSQRFAFDLQSTRASRGYGDLGSLEGQAVSRAGDRASLSGALPLLGSLSASYIRYESPGVGPARLASLAWSRALGFGFYLSLNAWQDLDRRAARGMMASLSMALGSRISASASGGRQNGEAGRVATLTRAPDFEGGFGWALQSGGSGAQRFSGAQLQYLGARGMLNAGLQRNAGSGSGALGLSGALVAMNGTLLAARQVGNAFALVSTGLADVPVLQENRPIGRTDGGGHILLPNLIPYSANLIAIDTAGLPADMRVRATSARVAPQALSGVLAAFPMERYRAATVILHDASGQPIAPGTRVAVVGSRSATIVGFDGIVFVDGLSGTTRLRVGDDAGACEAEFAYQADAPGGLPTIGPLRCLPLKESTR, from the coding sequence ATGGCAAGGCTGCGAAGCTCCCGCACGGGCGCCCGGCTGACGGGGCTGCTGCTGGCGCTGGCCGCGTCGGGCGGCTTCGCCCAGGGCCAGGCGCAGCAGCTCTACCTGGAGGTGAGCATCGACGGCAAGCCGACCGGCGCGGTGGCGCCGTTTCGCCAACTGCCGGATGGACAGCTGGTGGCCGAGGTGGGCGCGCTGCGCGAGGCCGGTCTCGACACCGCCCGGCTCGGCATCGACGGCCGCCCGGAAGTGGTGCTGGGGGAGGTGCCCGGGCTGCGTTTCAGTTTCGACCAGGCGCGGCAGAGCGTCGACCTGGGCCTGGAAACCAGCCTGCGCGCGCCCACCGTGCTGCAGGCGCGCCGCACGCCGGGCGCGCAGCCGGGCAGCGTCACGACGGGTGCCGTGCTCAACTACGACCTGTACGCACGCTTTGGCGCCCAGCGCGGCCTGTCGGTCCTGCACCAGGCGCGCTGGTTCGGCGCGCACGGCGTCCTGGTCAGCAGCGGCCACGCCAGCCTGCATGACGCCCGGCGCCGCTATGTGCGGCACGACACCACCTGGACCCGCTCCGATCCCGACACGCTGTCGACCCTGCAGGTCGGCGATCTGGTCACCCCCTCGCTCAACTGGTCGCGCGCCTATCGCATGGCCGGCGTCGAATGGCGCAAGAACTTCGAACTGCGCCCGGACCTGCTCACCTTTCCGGTGGCGGCGATCGCGGGGTCGGCAGTGGTGCCCAGCAATGTCAGCCTGTATGTGAATGGGATGCAGCAGATGGCGCGTCAGGTGGAAGGCGGCCCTTTCGTGGTGGACGGCATTGCCGGCCTGAATGGCGCCGGCCAGGCGACCCTGGTCACCCAGGACGCGCTCGGCCGTTCGGTGTCGCGCACGGTGCCGCTGTACGTCGATACCCGGCTGCTGGCGCCGGGCCTGAGCGACTTCGCGCTGTCGGCCGGCGTGCTGCGGCGCGATTACGGCATCGCCTCGTTCCGCTATGCCGGCACGCCGGTCGGGACTGCCTCGCTGCGCCACGGGCTGAGCGACTGGCTGACGCTGGAAGCCCACGCGGAGGCCGGCCGCGGCCTGGCCAATGCCGGCGCGGGCGGCCTGCTGCGGCTGGGCATGGCCGGTGTGCTGAGCGGCGCCGTGGCGGCCAGCACGGGGCGTTACCGCGGTCTGCAGGCGCAGCTGGGCTACCAGTACGTCTCGCAGCGCTTCGCCTTCGACCTGCAAAGCACGCGCGCCAGCCGCGGCTACGGCGACCTCGGCAGCCTGGAAGGACAGGCGGTGAGCCGCGCCGGCGACCGCGCCAGCCTGAGTGGGGCGCTGCCGCTGCTGGGTAGCCTGAGCGCCAGCTATATCCGCTACGAGTCGCCCGGCGTGGGGCCGGCGCGGCTGGCATCGCTGGCCTGGTCGCGCGCGCTCGGTTTCGGCTTCTACCTCAGCCTGAACGCATGGCAGGACCTGGACCGGCGCGCCGCACGCGGAATGATGGCCTCGCTCAGCATGGCGCTGGGATCGCGCATTTCCGCCAGCGCCAGCGGCGGGCGCCAGAACGGCGAGGCCGGGCGGGTCGCGACCCTCACGCGCGCCCCCGACTTCGAAGGCGGCTTCGGCTGGGCGCTGCAGTCGGGCGGCAGCGGCGCGCAGCGTTTCAGCGGCGCCCAGCTGCAGTACCTGGGCGCGCGCGGCATGCTCAACGCGGGGCTGCAGCGCAACGCCGGCAGCGGCAGCGGCGCGCTCGGCCTGTCCGGCGCACTGGTGGCGATGAACGGAACGCTGCTGGCGGCGCGCCAGGTCGGCAATGCCTTCGCGCTGGTGTCCACCGGGCTGGCCGACGTGCCGGTGCTGCAGGAAAACCGGCCGATCGGCCGCACCGACGGCGGCGGCCACATCCTGCTGCCGAACCTGATTCCCTATTCCGCCAACCTGATCGCGATCGATACGGCCGGGCTGCCGGCCGACATGCGGGTGCGCGCGACGAGCGCCCGTGTCGCGCCGCAGGCATTGTCCGGTGTGCTCGCCGCTTTCCCGATGGAGCGTTATCGCGCCGCGACGGTCATCCTGCATGATGCGAGCGGCCAGCCGATCGCGCCCGGAACGCGGGTCGCGGTGGTCGGCTCGCGCTCGGCCACGATCGTCGGTTTCGACGGCATCGTGTTCGTCGACGGCCTGTCCGGGACCACGCGCCTGCGCGTCGGCGACGATGCCGGCGCCTGCGAAGCCGAGTTTGCCTACCAAGCCGATGCGCCCGGCGGCCTGCCGACCATCGGTCCGCTCCGCTGCCTGCCCCTGAAGGAGAGCACCCGATGA
- a CDS encoding spore coat U domain-containing protein has product MQARTRLFVTSLISAALMPAAAIAAVYSNGVPKTASFDVSMRIVADCTIAATGIDFGQSQGVLTQAVTANSSINVTCTNTTPYNIGLNAGTGTGSSGTTRYMSGTGANTGTVRFDLFQAPGSGLWGNTQGTDTVGGTGNGTQQTLTVYGEIPAQASPAPDAYKSTITATVYF; this is encoded by the coding sequence ATGCAAGCGCGTACCCGCCTCTTCGTAACCAGCCTGATCAGTGCAGCGTTGATGCCCGCCGCGGCGATCGCTGCCGTCTACAGCAACGGCGTGCCGAAGACCGCGAGTTTCGACGTCTCGATGCGGATCGTTGCCGACTGCACCATTGCCGCCACCGGCATCGATTTCGGCCAGAGCCAGGGCGTGCTGACCCAGGCCGTGACCGCTAACTCCAGCATCAATGTCACCTGCACCAACACGACGCCGTACAACATCGGCCTGAACGCCGGCACCGGCACCGGGTCGAGCGGCACCACCCGCTACATGAGCGGCACCGGCGCCAACACCGGCACCGTGCGTTTCGACCTGTTCCAGGCGCCCGGCAGCGGCCTGTGGGGCAATACCCAGGGCACCGACACCGTCGGGGGCACCGGCAACGGCACCCAGCAAACCCTGACCGTGTATGGCGAAATCCCCGCCCAGGCCAGTCCGGCGCCGGACGCCTACAAGTCCACCATCACCGCCACCGTGTACTTCTGA
- a CDS encoding PAS domain S-box protein, protein MPGLRRVFKGILPSGLSGYMALASSGLSIILTVVLVTLVQKQAIEHVKQNIGYGLGELAQQTADKLDRGMFERYREVNLVARRIAELDPRTQADKRRRMLDDAVQTYGYYSWFGLAAPDGTVLAAARGLLEGANVAQRPWFAKALQGIHIGDVHEAVKLASLLESPKGQPLRFVDVAFPVLGPAGAPVGVLGAHLSWEWARDVERSVILPIQSARQVQALITSAEGVVLLGPPDLLGQKLEATSLDQARGRKGVGYALETWPDGKKYLVGYSQTTGYAEYPGLGWVVLLRQEVDNAYAPVRALSQNALWTGVSLALLFSLAGALVANWITHPIKQLQQYADRIRKGESPASAPNSHGYDEVHSLASALNTLLDDLLRRSRQLESLNETLEQRVAERTDELAGALGALRQNAERIQTIVETAHDAFIGMDRMGVVTDWNTQAERLLGWTRREAVGRALGPLVLPRRYQPGFERMLDEFRRTGSTRELTGRIERTLVARDGQERTIELSVGLAGEDGRGFFSIFMRDVSSRKRIDQMKNELVATVSHELRTPLTSIRASLSLLNAGAAGEMDADARELIEIAYRHCERLVRMVNDMLDIEKLASGKLAIAPAPVPLLPVVRDALAAIRVQAAEAGVSLETRWEPALESLVVEMDRDRITQVLLNLLSNAVKFAPRGSAVEVSISNGAPGVRVSVADRGAGIPAAFRDRIFQRFAQGDPQADQKTSSGLGLAISRQIVVEHGGQLGFADRKGGGTVFHMDLPLLQDLHTVR, encoded by the coding sequence ATGCCAGGTTTGCGGCGTGTGTTCAAAGGAATTCTGCCCAGCGGCCTGTCCGGCTACATGGCGCTGGCGTCATCCGGGCTGTCGATCATCCTGACCGTGGTTCTGGTGACCCTGGTGCAGAAGCAGGCCATCGAACACGTCAAGCAGAACATCGGTTATGGGCTCGGCGAGCTGGCGCAACAGACCGCCGACAAGCTCGATCGCGGCATGTTCGAGCGCTACCGCGAGGTGAACCTGGTGGCCAGGCGGATCGCCGAGCTCGATCCGCGTACCCAGGCGGACAAGCGGCGCCGCATGCTCGACGACGCGGTCCAGACCTATGGCTACTACAGCTGGTTCGGCCTCGCCGCGCCGGACGGCACGGTACTCGCGGCCGCGCGCGGGCTGCTCGAAGGCGCCAATGTCGCCCAACGGCCCTGGTTCGCCAAGGCGCTGCAAGGCATTCATATCGGCGACGTGCATGAAGCGGTGAAGCTGGCCAGCCTGCTCGAGTCGCCCAAGGGCCAGCCGCTGCGCTTCGTCGACGTGGCCTTTCCGGTGCTGGGTCCCGCGGGGGCGCCGGTAGGCGTGCTCGGCGCACACCTGTCCTGGGAGTGGGCGCGCGACGTGGAGCGCTCGGTGATCCTGCCGATCCAGTCGGCGCGCCAGGTCCAGGCCCTCATCACCAGTGCCGAGGGCGTCGTGTTGCTGGGCCCGCCAGACCTGCTCGGACAGAAACTCGAGGCGACCAGCCTGGATCAGGCGCGCGGCCGCAAGGGTGTCGGCTATGCGCTCGAGACCTGGCCCGACGGGAAGAAGTACCTGGTCGGCTACAGCCAGACCACCGGTTACGCCGAGTATCCCGGCCTGGGTTGGGTGGTGCTGCTGCGCCAGGAAGTGGACAATGCCTATGCGCCGGTACGGGCGCTCAGCCAGAACGCCTTGTGGACCGGCGTCAGCCTGGCCCTGCTGTTCTCGCTGGCGGGCGCCCTGGTGGCCAACTGGATCACGCATCCGATCAAGCAGCTGCAGCAGTACGCCGACCGGATCCGCAAGGGAGAGTCGCCCGCCTCGGCGCCAAACTCGCATGGCTACGACGAAGTGCACAGCCTGGCGAGCGCGCTGAACACGCTGCTGGACGACCTGCTGCGGCGCAGCCGCCAACTCGAGTCGCTCAACGAAACGCTGGAGCAGCGGGTTGCCGAGCGCACCGACGAACTGGCCGGCGCGCTCGGCGCCCTGCGCCAGAACGCGGAGCGTATCCAGACCATTGTCGAGACCGCGCACGACGCCTTCATCGGCATGGACCGGATGGGCGTGGTCACCGACTGGAACACGCAGGCCGAGCGGCTGCTCGGCTGGACCCGGCGCGAAGCGGTGGGACGCGCGCTCGGCCCGCTGGTGCTGCCGCGCCGCTACCAGCCCGGATTCGAGCGCATGCTCGACGAGTTCCGCCGTACCGGCAGCACACGCGAACTGACCGGCCGCATCGAGCGCACGCTGGTGGCGCGCGACGGCCAGGAACGCACGATCGAACTGTCGGTCGGCCTGGCGGGCGAGGATGGGCGCGGCTTCTTCAGCATCTTCATGCGCGACGTCTCGAGCCGCAAGCGCATCGACCAGATGAAGAACGAGCTGGTGGCGACCGTCTCGCACGAACTGCGCACGCCGCTGACCTCGATCCGCGCCTCGCTGTCGCTGCTGAACGCGGGCGCCGCCGGCGAGATGGATGCCGACGCCAGGGAACTGATCGAGATCGCCTACCGGCATTGCGAGCGGCTGGTACGCATGGTGAACGACATGCTCGACATCGAAAAGCTCGCGTCGGGGAAACTTGCGATCGCGCCGGCGCCGGTGCCCTTGCTGCCGGTGGTGCGCGACGCCCTGGCCGCGATCCGGGTGCAGGCGGCCGAGGCCGGGGTGAGCCTGGAAACCCGCTGGGAGCCGGCGCTCGAATCGCTCGTCGTCGAGATGGACCGCGACCGCATCACCCAGGTGCTGCTCAACCTGTTGTCGAACGCGGTCAAGTTCGCCCCGCGCGGCAGTGCGGTGGAGGTGTCGATCAGCAATGGCGCGCCAGGCGTGCGGGTCAGCGTGGCCGACCGCGGCGCAGGCATCCCGGCGGCCTTCCGCGACCGCATTTTCCAGCGATTCGCCCAGGGCGATCCGCAGGCCGACCAGAAAACCAGCTCGGGACTGGGACTGGCGATCAGCCGCCAGATCGTCGTCGAGCATGGCGGCCAGCTCGGTTTCGCCGACCGCAAGGGCGGAGGAACCGTCTTCCACATGGACTTGCCGCTGCTGCAGGACCTGCATACGGTGCGATGA
- a CDS encoding spore coat U domain-containing protein, producing MTTHLARSMRLLMFLCLLLAGASARADTCEASMTDISFGSINPIASGDVHASGTLTVTCTWTVLNLQPPLLLLPSVNVCVNLGAGSGGGGIPRYLSNGSQRLAFNLYTGASYSDASVWGGPAIPGTSGIPTRFEGLLKLGSVSRSFPVVGRIAASALAGIGTGGAAGAVYSSSFAGHGSVSFSFSGISTQPCSAGASTAFSFRVQASIANDCVIQAGSLDFGANSVLSGARRAASALSVRCTADNPYQVVLNGGMHGSIGARRMKNAATGETIAYTLSSSPDGSPWGDGTLGSSVYGGTGSGAAQSVPVYGLVPAQRTPSPGSYGDTVTATLYF from the coding sequence ATGACCACCCACCTGGCCCGTTCGATGCGCCTGCTCATGTTCCTGTGCCTGCTGTTGGCCGGCGCCAGCGCGCGCGCCGACACCTGCGAAGCGAGCATGACCGACATTTCCTTCGGCAGCATCAACCCGATCGCTTCCGGCGACGTCCATGCAAGCGGCACCCTGACCGTTACCTGCACCTGGACGGTGCTGAACCTGCAGCCACCCCTGCTGCTGCTTCCTTCCGTGAATGTCTGCGTCAACCTTGGCGCGGGCAGCGGCGGCGGCGGCATCCCACGCTACCTGAGTAACGGCAGCCAGCGCCTGGCCTTCAACCTGTACACCGGCGCGAGCTATTCCGACGCATCGGTGTGGGGCGGTCCGGCGATCCCGGGCACCTCGGGCATCCCGACGCGCTTCGAGGGCTTGCTCAAGCTCGGTTCGGTGTCGCGCTCGTTCCCGGTGGTCGGCAGGATCGCCGCCAGCGCGCTCGCGGGCATTGGTACCGGGGGCGCCGCCGGCGCTGTCTACAGCAGCAGTTTCGCCGGGCATGGCAGCGTCAGCTTCAGTTTTTCCGGCATCTCGACCCAGCCCTGTAGCGCCGGCGCGAGCACCGCCTTCTCGTTCCGGGTGCAGGCCAGCATCGCCAACGATTGCGTGATCCAGGCAGGCAGCCTGGACTTTGGCGCCAACAGCGTGCTGTCCGGCGCGCGCCGCGCCGCTTCGGCGCTGAGCGTGCGCTGCACCGCCGACAATCCCTACCAGGTCGTGTTGAACGGCGGCATGCACGGGTCGATCGGCGCGCGCAGGATGAAGAACGCGGCGACCGGCGAGACCATTGCCTACACGCTGTCGAGTTCACCGGATGGCAGCCCATGGGGCGACGGCACGCTCGGCAGTAGTGTGTATGGCGGGACCGGCTCGGGCGCCGCGCAGTCGGTCCCTGTGTACGGCCTGGTTCCGGCGCAGCGCACGCCGTCGCCGGGCAGCTATGGCGACACGGTCACGGCCACCTTGTATTTCTGA
- a CDS encoding molecular chaperone yields the protein MTHPHGLRRCLPAILAFAGAILAAVLIPPQAHAANLQISPVSISLRGAQTAAGITLQNFGDQPLYGQVRVFTWDQKDGEEVLLPATEVVASPPIIEVAARASQTVRLVRRDGQPPAREQTYRILIDEIPRLEPGASGVAIRLQYSVPVFVLPSDVTLAPRLAWSLLKRDGAWFLRARNDGGMHAQIGATTVRTAAGKEIALSKGLLGYALAGRSREWRLDAGSAAIAAPLAIRTTVNAQALEASADRE from the coding sequence ATGACGCATCCGCACGGCTTGCGGCGCTGCCTGCCCGCCATCCTGGCCTTTGCCGGCGCGATTCTGGCGGCGGTGTTGATTCCGCCGCAGGCGCACGCCGCCAACCTGCAGATCTCGCCGGTGTCGATCAGCTTGCGCGGCGCCCAGACCGCGGCCGGCATCACCCTGCAGAATTTCGGCGACCAGCCGCTGTACGGCCAGGTGCGGGTGTTCACCTGGGACCAGAAGGACGGCGAAGAGGTGCTGTTGCCCGCAACCGAGGTCGTGGCCAGCCCGCCGATCATCGAAGTGGCCGCCCGCGCCAGCCAGACCGTGCGTCTGGTGCGCCGCGACGGCCAGCCGCCGGCGCGCGAGCAGACCTACCGCATCCTGATCGACGAGATTCCGCGCCTCGAGCCCGGCGCCAGCGGCGTGGCGATCCGGCTCCAGTATTCGGTACCGGTGTTCGTGCTGCCGTCCGACGTGACACTGGCGCCGCGCCTGGCCTGGTCGCTGCTGAAGCGGGACGGCGCATGGTTCCTGCGCGCCCGTAACGATGGCGGCATGCATGCCCAGATCGGCGCCACCACCGTGCGTACCGCCGCTGGCAAGGAAATTGCGCTCAGCAAGGGCCTGCTCGGTTACGCCCTGGCGGGCCGCAGCCGCGAATGGCGGCTGGACGCCGGCAGCGCCGCCATCGCGGCGCCGCTGGCGATCAGGACCACGGTGAATGCGCAGGCGCTCGAGGCCTCCGCAGACCGCGAATAG
- a CDS encoding ferritin-like domain-containing protein, translating to MAQPLELRARALQALLETDPARKTAGVAALVSAHRAGAWTVDRDAAPTAPEGIPGRPAQPALVPPRLVGRRSMASVEGRAMLVHALAHIEFNAVNLALDALWRFPGMPQDYYTDWLKVAGEEALHFEMLCAHLATLGYAYGDFPGHDSLWEMVEKTRGDVLARMALVPRTLEARGLDAIPPLRAKLAQAGDLDAAAILDVLLVDEVGHVEIGNRWYLHLCGLRNLEPVSTYAELTLRYGAPVLKGPFNIEARRRAGFSEAELAHYS from the coding sequence ATGGCGCAACCGCTGGAGCTTCGCGCACGCGCTCTGCAAGCCCTGCTCGAGACCGACCCCGCCCGCAAGACCGCCGGCGTGGCGGCGCTGGTGAGCGCCCACCGCGCGGGCGCCTGGACCGTGGACCGCGATGCGGCGCCCACCGCGCCGGAAGGCATTCCGGGACGTCCCGCCCAGCCCGCGCTGGTGCCGCCGCGCCTGGTCGGCCGGCGCTCGATGGCCAGCGTCGAGGGCCGCGCGATGCTGGTGCACGCGCTCGCCCACATCGAATTCAATGCCGTCAACCTGGCGCTGGACGCCCTGTGGCGCTTTCCCGGCATGCCGCAGGACTACTACACCGACTGGTTGAAGGTGGCCGGCGAGGAAGCGCTGCACTTCGAGATGCTGTGCGCGCACCTGGCCACGCTGGGCTACGCCTATGGCGACTTCCCCGGCCACGACAGCCTGTGGGAGATGGTCGAAAAGACCCGCGGCGACGTGTTGGCGCGCATGGCGCTGGTGCCGCGCACGCTGGAGGCGCGCGGGCTGGACGCGATCCCGCCGCTGCGCGCCAAGCTGGCCCAGGCCGGCGACCTGGATGCCGCCGCCATCCTCGACGTGCTGCTGGTCGATGAGGTCGGCCACGTCGAGATCGGCAACCGCTGGTACCTGCACCTGTGCGGCCTGCGCAATCTGGAGCCGGTGTCGACCTATGCCGAGCTGACGTTGCGCTACGGGGCGCCGGTGCTGAAAGGCCCGTTCAACATCGAGGCGCGGCGCCGGGCGGGTTTCAGCGAAGCGGAGCTGGCGCACTATTCCTGA